The genomic DNA GAAATATGAAGTCAGTCATTGTTTCTACGACTCATTGTGTTCTCAGtctttaaagtccgtgtaaagtaagaataaatatgtgttctgagtttgacataccacataaaagtgtgttgttaaccaccctgccaaatttgaatgattaaaaaatcgccaaatatgtgaaattaggcttcaaagttgtgtaaaagtctgcctatttctcttctcacaaacgctgtgggagtggccgccgagtccgctgaagccccgccccctaccaagtgtcacctgtcaatcaaagtcaccacctctaccagaaacatggacgctaggtctgagagctttctgcttcTAACTCAGCTTGTTGGCTTgacggctaactcggcggctagcttggaggctaactcggcggctaactcagctaactggctagaTGTAGACTATTggttttcagacccgcccattaaatccagacactgaaatcttgaaacacagtttgttaaGCCTAGGTCCACAAttaaaatctaaatggttgaaatgctttttacaccttttttagaaatacatttacgacctatttaatgtgtttagaagaaaatatctgaattcactttacacggccTTTAAACTCAGCTTCCCCTTTTAAGTGTTGGCTTTGATGTCAGCTGTGTGgatgttgattgacagctgctcacctgctgctttcCCTGAATGAGTCTATTGATGcaatatttcaccaaatttAATATTAGCTCAAATAGCAAACATTAGCTCAACTTTGCTTAGCCTTACTTTTGCTTTGTTGTTCTCAAATTACAAAGAATAAATCTGCATTAAggttgtttgtattttaaaacatactatcaacattatattgtaattgtattttttaaactctaTCAAGAAGCCTCAAGAATCATTTATGAGTAAAGCTGGACGTACAGGACGAGCTGGTCGGCTCCGTTTGTGAACGACTTCACAGAAATGTTCCCACAGAGTGAAAAGAAGAATCAGAAACCAGCAGATATGTTTATCAGTGTCAGCAGTCGTATTAGAAGAGCtgaatttatttcaaaataaagaaacagaaataaagacgCTTTAACATGAAGATGCTAAAACAATAcgcatcattttaaaatgttcttttctgtttgtgtgagaATGTTATTGTATATTGTTCTGAATACATTATAAGTGAATTATAATACGTTGCATTAATGTTCTGTAAGGAATGATGCATTTAATGCGGCGggaacattttgtaaaaacGTTAAATTGCTGTTGAAGCAGACTTCTTTTATTCAGcttataaacaaatgaaatcatCGCTGCAACCAAACATCTACAGTCAGCTTTTGATCAATTTCATTTCGCTCTTATTAATCATAACTTTGTATTGAATTcttataaaactaaatatatgttatattctcTCCCCTCCTGCCTGTCTGGGTTAGTGATTGGCctaaagtcacatgaccatatatCTAACCCTTCTTGCTAGAAACCCCATCGTACCTGTCTGGATGTACAGAATTggttattttttacattgttgatttttctgttgctttttaaaaatattgcatgtaatgtgtttgatgatgatcctgatgaataataataaataaagtaataaagttgttctatatgACAAATGTTGCTGGAGCTTTAACTTTTATAagaatattacagtaaaagtactgcagtattatgagtgatgtagtatgcggtattacagtaaaagtactgcagtattatagtgatgtagtatgcagtattacagtaaaagtactgcagtattatgagtgatgtagtatgcagtattacagtaaagtactgcagtattatgagcgatgtagtatgtagtattacagtaaaagtactgcagtattatgagcgatgtagtatgcagtattacagtaaaagtactgcagtattatagtgatgtagtatgcagtattacagtaaaagtactgcagtattatgagcgatgtagtatgcagtattacagtaaaagtactgcagtattatagcgatgtagtatgcagtattacagtaaaagtactgcagtattatagtgatgtagtatgcagtattacagtaaaagtactgcagtattatagtgatgtagtatgcagtattacagtaaaagtactgcagtattatgagtgatgtagtatgcagtattacagtaaaagtactgcagtattatgagcgatgtagtatgcagaaTTAcactaaaagtactgcagtattatagtgatgtagtatgcagtattacagtaaaagtactgcagtattatagtgatgtagtatgcagtattacagtaaaagtactgcagtattatgagtgatgtagtatgcagtattacagtaaaagtactgcagtattatgagcgatgtagtatgcagtattacagtaaaagtactgcagtattatgagtgatgtagtatgcagtattacagtaaaagtactgcagtattatgagtgatgtagtatgcagtattacagtaaaagtactgcagtattatgagtgatgtagtatgcagtattacagtaaagtactgcagtattatagtgatgtagtatgcggtattacagtaaaagtactgcagtattatagtgatgtagtatgcagtattacagtaaaagtactgcagtataatgagctTTACTGTCACTGGACTCTATGATATAGATGTTTTAAAGAACAATAGTTTggaataataatagtgatataTATCAATGATAGGCGTTCCGCAGATTGAAGCTTTGAATAAAGGTGGGGGAGGACAACACGTATAAGGTTTCCTTTTAAAACCAGTCGCTAACGCAGACAGCGTCTCGTTCGCTTGTTGACTGGTAAAGGCGAGGCGTTACTCACGAGGCCCCATTTTAATGGTTCCGTGACATCAGTGGCTGGAAGTGGCGTTGGGTgtctcacagccaatcagggaCAAGGACCGAGGGAATATGGGATTTTGAGTTCTAGGGTGATTTGACCCTAGTCCAGGGAGGAAGGGGCAGGGAGcctttttcctttgtttgagGGCTGAAGACAACTCAGAGCAGGCTTTGTCTTTTCGTCTAGGCCTTAAAAGGGACACAACATGTGCTCTTAATTCAGCTCCACATTAAAGCGAATTACAGCTTCCTGTCACTATTTAAATGAGCTCATTGTCACTCTGTCAGAGAGTCgagacaaaaacagaagtaGACGAGACGAGACGCGACGAGACACTCTGAAGCTCGACTGTGAGTATCAGACATTTATCTGTGATGTTGCTGCATCTGATCTTGTATTGAAATataactgttatttatttattaaacacacaaacatcaagTAAAGAAATCTGGATTTTTTTGGATGCACTTGAATTAAGGAAGTGATGAAAGATGTGAGAAAATGGTTTAAAGAAATGAATTACGATATcattaagacattttaattgaaGTTATAATAAGTGCTGCATTGTTTCTACTTTTTAAAGACATATAGATGATGTCAGTGTTATTTATTCTATATTCAATGAGGAAGTCTCATTGAGATTCAGATCTGCTTTCTGAGAGAAACATTcataagacaaaaacacaatgagagaAAATAATTCTGCGTGTATGACAATGAATCGTTGTTTTTACACTAAATATAACGTCTTAATTTGATAAAATTAGAGGTGTTGGCTGGTGGATTCTGTTACTGTTGGaaagagccaggctagctgtttccccctgtttccagtcattatgctaagctaagctaaccagctgtaGTGTACAGACATGGGAGCTATGTCAACCTGAACATCTGACCACAGCTGGATTAGTACCCTGGCCATttcagtccaccttaaatatTTTGAGCTTCCATTCAAGCTGGCATGTCAAATCAGATACCTTTTAGTCGAAAGCTGAATATCTAGTTCAGCTGAGCTGGGAGCTGGTCTGTTAGTACAGTTCAGTGGGGAAATACTGCGATTTCACTGACAAACCACAACACAAGGATAGAATGGATTAAATCAGCTCAACGCAGTGTATGGCTCAAGACGATGGTAATATTAGTGTTCACTGAAAACCACCCAAACAGATACAGACATAGACTGTATACAACAAAGCCATCCTGAGGTGCACACAGCACAGATGAATGCAGGTTTCTAAATAAGGGGCACTAACTGAGCGAGGCAACTTCACACACTGCAAAAGCCAACTATTgcgcaataaaacattaaccatgtataaaacaaggagagatgcattgcaccgagttttagcaagtttttattttccacccgtagatacacacacacaggcctatAGCACTATATCACTCAATATTTATGTGTGGAGTATTTGCTGAGTCTTAATGACAACAATTATGTGAGTCTTCAAGCTCTTTTATCCTAATATATTGTGTCTCGTGTTGCTGAATGTGTGAGGACGTCAGCTTCCTGTCACTATTTAAATCAGCTCGTTGTCACTCTGTCAGAGAGAGATGCATTGCACCAGGTGTGAGCATGTTGCTATGTTTCACctgtagatacacacacataggccTATAGTACTATATCACACCACAATATTTATATAGCctgtatgtaaaaaaagaaagaaaaagcttgATCAGATTGCCCATATGGTAGATCTGAGCCAGCATCTGAGTTTTGCAAGAAAGCAGATAAAACCTGAACCCAAAATTCTCCAAACTGCTCCTTCAGGATCATCCTGCTAAATAGATAGAGCTCATATCTGCCACAACATGAAATGCAGTAAAATGACAGTGGACAGATTAACAGATAAATGACCTTCTATAGCTGCTGCATTTAATCTGATACACAttatttaccataaaataagcaCAAACATTACATCAATCCAGTAAATATTCCTATTGAAgtatcagtaactgtaattaatacaaaagaagacaaaaatatcCAGGCCTCAAAACTGTGTCTCACTGATTGACAGCATTGAAATGAAAGTTCCTCATCCACTGGGTGTGGACCTGTTGGTCTACTGCTTCCTCTCAATGAGGTATCTATTGGGATTCCTCCAGACTTTGCTGTTATGGGTCATTCAGTAAGGATGAAATAGAACAAACGTTATGTAACTACGGTTCTGTGGATCCTGGTTGAGCGTCAGAGCGTTCTGTCACTCAGAACAGATCCTCTGATGTCACCAGAAGATATCGGTTAGTCGGGTCATCGGGGGTCAGAGGTGACGTTGTTGGTAAAGATACTCAACAAGCGCATGATGGAGGCCAGATGGAGACATTCAGTATTCAATATGATTCACTTGGAGTTACAGgcttacattttataaaatgctATCTAACCTCAAATCTTTTAGGTTGTGCTAACAAGTTAGTCAGAACTTCATGAAGTGATGATTTGTTGTCAGATTGTGGAATTCTTCTGCTTCCAAATGATAAAAACCTAAAATACAATTTCAGTGATTAATGTTCAAACATTAGAGACATTTATGGGATGAAGTAatcagtgttgttttcgtcaacgatgacgatgacgaaatcatttcgttgacgccactttttttcatgacgataacgagacggtgacgagataaacatagctctctgatgacgaaaacatgacgagacgtgtgtgagttttcgttgacgagacgagaatggacaaaaatgttagtgggtgatctgtcagacgtttaaaatgcgtgacatttctccttattgtgtgtgtcaattacAACCTAcaaagtatctgctgctgcctacagtctaTCCTTGTTTGGTCACGCCCACCACCTGGCGTGCAGTGCACAACGTGCTCAAcacgtcacactgttgttactcatcagacaatggaccatgATGGCGGCGGCAGTTTCAACACAGGGGCTTGGTGGTCGCAAACGTAGAGACGACatatgggtgtattttaaatataacccagcagacaataaaacagagtgtattgtgaaggaagacggtgacaaatgtggccacaaagtaggcggaaaaaatacgaccaaccttaagcggcaccttaaggctcgccaagaggatattttttaatatatttttaatacacaatccttagatcagaaatttgccgttgggtggaaaccttatgttgggtggaaaccttatatgtctaaaaccatttctttattattgttattatttgtgaaaatagcagatctgcaagcttacaatgtgttgaacttatagatctgctgctattttcacaacttatgtgtgacactacccaacagcaatctccaatacttattgacctaaattaatttgttaaaagactatacttattttatcttttctttttttttgactaaaaatagactaaaacccttttgagttttcgtcgactaaaactggactaaaactatcacatatagaagtgactaaaactaataaacattttagtccaaaagactaagactaaatctaagatgcgtgtcaaaaacaacactggaaGTATTGTTAAGTAACATTTTGATTGTTGTTGAATTCCTCTGCAGatatcaaacatcatcatcatcgttaCTGACAGCAGCTGATCTTAACAGACTGGATGTAACAGATCTGAAGATTCAACAATGGGAACAATACAAAGACATCTTCTCTTacttctgtctctgctgcttcaTCTCAACCCTTCGCTCTCATATTCACTGAAAAGCTGCACTGTTGATTATTCTGAGGGTGGCTCTGCTGATATTGTCTTGAATTGTCTTCATGGTGATCTTGCTGCTGTCCCTCATGACATCCCCAGAGATGTGAGCTCAGTAGATCTCAGTAACAATCTCATTGGACAGATTAACAGGAAAGATTTTGGCTTCTTTTCAAAGATGAGACTTTTGTTCCTGAACTGGAATAAGATTGCTCACGTAGACGATGGATCTTTTATCAGGTTGGCGGCGTTGTCAACACTTGGCATGAGAGCTAATGAACTCACCAGCCTGACAGGAAACCTTTTCCAGGGACTGTCCAACCTCACAACTCTTGACATTGGGCAAAACAAAATCCAGTTCATCGATGCCTCAGCCTTTCAGTTCCTGACCAGCTTACAGACTGTGATGCTGGATTTGAACCAGATCCAACAAGTTTCCGACATTCAGCCCATCTTACAGCTACCACATCTACAAAATCTGAGCATTGGACAAAATCGATTTCATTCTTTCCAGACCAAAGATCTGCTGCTGAACATATCCTCAAGCCTGAAGGTGTTGAATGTAGCTTTTAGTGAGTTGGAAATATTCAGCATCACCACACCGATCTTTCCTCACCTTGAGCTGATTGACATTTCTCGTTGTGGCAGAAGTGCCAGTTTGAAATGGGACATCCCTGACAAGACTTTACTGAAGAACATAACTCAACTGTATTTTAGCGTTACTTCACTGCCTTTTAAAGACATGCAAAAAGTCCTGCAGAGTCTTGACTCGCTGATGCATCTCACTCTAAATGATATTGAAAAGTGGATCAAAAAAGGCCTCTTAGATACAGTCTGCAGCATCCCAACGCTTAAGAAGCTGGATCTGTCTTACAACTCTTTCCCCAAAATCAGTGCAAAGCTTGTAAATTGCTCTCAGCTCACTGAACTTGACTTGTGCAGCACTTTGATGACTGAAGTGTTTCCAGGCTCCATACAATCGATGAAGCGACTGAGGTACCTCAActtacaaaaaaacatgctcTCCAAAGTGCCAGATGACATCAGGGGTCTCTCCTCCCTCGAGATCCTGGATCTGAGCAGTAATTATCTCATTGAGTTGGGCTGTGGTGATTTCCTAAACACAACACGCCTCACTGAACTTAATCTGAGCAACAACCGCATTGCCAAACTGGACTCGTGTGCCTTTGAAAATCTGGAAGATCTGAAAGTTTTAGATTTAAGTAACAACCTGCTGTCGACATTCGGAGGCGCCTTCAAAACTGGCCTGCAGAAGCTTCAATTCCTCCATTTGAGCAATaactttgtgtctgttttggaAAAAGGGGATTTTGAAGCTTTGGGATCTGTAAAGTATTTGGATGTGGTGTCAAATGATATCAAAAGGGTGACACAGGAAGCTTTTGATGGAATGAACAACCTGGAAACTCTTAATGTGAAGCTTCCACTCCAATTTGAAATAGACTTCAGTGGACTGCATCAGCTGAAAAGTCTCACAGTACATTTTAATAGTGATGGCAGTTTCCAAAGTACTCCTCCAAACCCTGAAAaagttttctttaatttaaaatatttgaaaacttTTAACGTAATATGCAAAGGCAATCATTTGGGCTTTCCCTTAGATGTACCAACATACTTCTTCATGGCTATGAACAATTTAGAGGAGTTCACGGCTGTGAAAGTGTTTGTTTCTGCGCCGGATCCAACAACATTTGTGCCCAACCTTAAGATCAAGAATGTGACGATCCAGCAGACTGGTTTGACAGAATTTGATCCTTATCTGTTTCAGCCGATCCCAAACCTGCAGTCCCTCGATCTGTCCAGAAACAAACTCAGATCTTTGGATTTTCTGGCTCAGGCCAATCTGTCGGTTCTCAGCTGGTTGAAACTCAGTGAGAACGAGTTGACGGTGATCAATGAGACGGTCTTCCGGTCTCTGCCTGCACTAACATATCTGGACCTGCTTGGTAACCCTTTCACCTGTGACTGCTCTAATGCCGGCTTCATCCAATGGGTGATTAGCAACAACCAGACACAAGTTGTTAACGCCTATCAGTACACTTGTTCCTTTCCTTTGGCTAAACAAGGAAGCAAGCTGCTGGACTTTGACATCCAGTCCTGCTGGATGGACGTTAACTTCCTCTGCTTCATTTCCAGCACTTGTCTGGTTGTGCTAACTCTCCTCACATCCTTCATCTACCACTTTCTGAGGTGGCAGCTAACCTACGGCTTCTACCTCTTCCTGGCCTTCCTCTATGACagcaagaagaggaagaaggaagctcCTCACTGCTACGACGCATTCATCTCCTACAACGTTCATGACGAGGCCTGGGTTTACCAAGAGATGCTTCCAGTGCTGGAAGGAGAGCAGGGCTGGAGACTCTGTCTGCACCACAGAGACTTCCAACCAGGTACATCTCAGCACTTCTAACTGTTAACCTGCAGTCTTGTTGTTTCTGTCAGCTGACATCACAAACTCTCACATGGTAACAGAAGGAAAAGTTAGTTTCAGTAACAGTCTCTTAGAAATTATGTTCATATGCAGCTAAAATGTTTTCTCAGTGACGTTGCTTTGACAAATCtaatctcttcctctctgaaaTGAATGAAGGTACATTTACATATGGCTCAGAAGTTGAGGTTTTTAAAGAGGATTATTACTTCTGGGGCAGAACCTGGAAGTTCTGGCTTCACTTGAGGTCTCTATGGCAACATGACTTCCATGTGACTCTTCTACCTGTGGAGCACAGTCACTCTCCTCTATCCATTCATTAAAGATATTCACCTTGTGTTGAAAACCCGACGACGTAAAGGCAAAACGTGTTGTACGACTCATGCAAACTGATAGCCTTTCTGAGTTGCCTAATTTATTCTGAAAATCTGAGTATAAGACATAAAGTGACTCTGCTGAAAGCCTGTAAAGCTTCAGTTAGGACAGTTTTGTCTAAATGaacttttatgtattttgttggaTGAGTTTTTGTCTTTGAAACATTTGAgtccattttcattattgttggttttaataACCATCAGTGACATTCAGATTTAacgtctctgtgtttgtgtctttctcttccttttatCTGCTTCCTGTCAGAGATGCTCAGATTACAGTCTCCATAGAAAGCTGATGGTTTTTAGTGTTTGAGTTTCACTTCCTTTTTATACTTTGGTCTGTATGTCAAATACAGTATCATGACATCAGTTCATCAGACACGCTGCAGCAATTTTGATGTGGCTTGTGGTTTAGTACCAAATTACTTACTTCTTAGCCAGCTGAACAGGAACAGAGACATCAGCTGTCAGCAGCTTCATGACAAACACATCGGAGTCCGTATCAACCTTTAAACCTCCATCATCCATCAGTGAATTTGTCCTTAATTCAGCGTCTCACCTTTACCTGGTTCAATGTGAACAGTAACTGTGTCTCCACAGGTAAGCCCATCATAGAGAACATCACGGACGCCATCTACAGCTGCAGGAAGACCATCTGTGTGATCAGCCGTCACTACCTGCAGAGCGAGTGGTGCTCCAGAGAGATCCAGATGGCCAGGTGGGGGCGCTGGAGGAACAAAACCAGGAGGCACAAAGTTTCAATTGAATGAATTAAATCATAAACATAAGACAAGACAAGtaggaaaaaagaacagatcAAAAATAAGAAGGTTTACAACATGGCTGACTTTATATTAGATCTCAAAAAGAATCTTCTTTAATGTTATAGTTGCTCTGTATAGTTAGCAGTAATGCATGagtttgtaataataataataataatgatcggctgaaggctcttgactgcatggtagttaagttggcagatagCTGGATGGCAGAAGaagatcggagagttcgggaaggtgtgtagatgtgaacaagttcagagagatatgatggtgccaggttgggaaggatcttgaaagtgaggagtagaatcttaaa from Scomber scombrus chromosome 16, fScoSco1.1, whole genome shotgun sequence includes the following:
- the LOC133996212 gene encoding toll-like receptor 13, which produces MRLLFLNWNKIAHVDDGSFIRLAALSTLGMRANELTSLTGNLFQGLSNLTTLDIGQNKIQFIDASAFQFLTSLQTVMLDLNQIQQVSDIQPILQLPHLQNLSIGQNRFHSFQTKDLLLNISSSLKVLNVAFSELEIFSITTPIFPHLELIDISRCGRSASLKWDIPDKTLLKNITQLYFSVTSLPFKDMQKVLQSLDSLMHLTLNDIEKWIKKGLLDTVCSIPTLKKLDLSYNSFPKISAKLVNCSQLTELDLCSTLMTEVFPGSIQSMKRLRYLNLQKNMLSKVPDDIRGLSSLEILDLSSNYLIELGCGDFLNTTRLTELNLSNNRIAKLDSCAFENLEDLKVLDLSNNLLSTFGGAFKTGLQKLQFLHLSNNFVSVLEKGDFEALGSVKYLDVVSNDIKRVTQEAFDGMNNLETLNVKLPLQFEIDFSGLHQLKSLTVHFNSDGSFQSTPPNPEKVFFNLKYLKTFNVICKGNHLGFPLDVPTYFFMAMNNLEEFTAVKVFVSAPDPTTFVPNLKIKNVTIQQTGLTEFDPYLFQPIPNLQSLDLSRNKLRSLDFLAQANLSVLSWLKLSENELTVINETVFRSLPALTYLDLLGNPFTCDCSNAGFIQWVISNNQTQVVNAYQYTCSFPLAKQGSKLLDFDIQSCWMDVNFLCFISSTCLVVLTLLTSFIYHFLRWQLTYGFYLFLAFLYDSKKRKKEAPHCYDAFISYNVHDEAWVYQEMLPVLEGEQGWRLCLHHRDFQPGKPIIENITDAIYSCRKTICVISRHYLQSEWCSREIQMASFRLFDEQKDVLILLFLEDIPAHQLSPYYRMRKLVKRRTYLSWTQAGGHKGVFWQNVRRALETRDDYGKNV